From the genome of Pukyongia salina, one region includes:
- a CDS encoding type III pantothenate kinase has product MNLIIDVGNTRIKLAVFNEGQLLHNFVCDAEDFTNTLNLIHREYPGITHCILASVGKFSEANISLLQQHYTVIKLDHKTKVPFKNNYGTASTLGVDRIALVSAAAVEFPKKNVLVIDAGSCITYDLITANNTYLGGAISPGILMRYKAIHTFTANLPLLEPKLPIIQTGNSTESSIHSGILQAVVFEIEGFVRTYKEKYPDLTVILTGGDAHFLRDSLKSDIFANSNFLLEGLNFILEHNKH; this is encoded by the coding sequence ATGAACCTCATAATAGATGTTGGAAATACGCGTATTAAACTCGCGGTCTTTAATGAAGGACAGCTGCTTCACAACTTTGTATGCGATGCAGAAGATTTTACCAATACCCTAAACTTGATTCATCGCGAATATCCTGGCATCACGCATTGTATCCTGGCCAGTGTAGGCAAATTTTCTGAAGCAAATATCTCCTTACTTCAACAACACTACACCGTAATTAAACTGGATCATAAAACAAAGGTGCCCTTTAAAAACAACTACGGAACGGCATCTACACTCGGGGTAGACCGTATTGCGTTAGTGAGTGCGGCTGCCGTAGAATTTCCGAAAAAAAATGTTCTCGTGATCGATGCAGGTAGTTGTATCACTTACGATCTTATAACAGCCAACAACACCTATTTAGGTGGTGCGATATCACCAGGGATCCTAATGCGTTATAAAGCGATACATACGTTTACGGCCAATCTTCCGTTATTGGAACCAAAACTACCTATCATCCAAACCGGAAATAGTACCGAATCGTCTATTCATAGCGGAATATTACAGGCCGTGGTTTTCGAAATAGAGGGCTTTGTACGAACGTATAAGGAAAAATATCCCGATTTAACAGTTATTTTAACAGGTGGAGATGCTCATTTTTTGCGAGATAGTCTAAAAAGTGACATCTTTGCGAACTCAAATTTCCTACTGGAAGGTTTGAATTTCATCTTAGAACATAATAAACATTGA
- a CDS encoding glycoside hydrolase family 32 protein has protein sequence MFLSRISLLLLLLVLFTQCKENNQAVDEEKISTNELAYSEPFRPQFHYSPPEKWMNDPNGLVYHDGTYHLFYQYYPEDIVWGPMHWGHATSSDMIHWENKPIALYPDELGLIFSGSAVIDTKNTSGFGTEDNPPMVAIYTYHLMEGEKAGRKDFQTQGIAYSLDNGNTWSKYEGNPVIGNEGIKDFRDPKVFWHEESSKWILVLVAGDHAKFYNSDDLKEWTLLSEFGKDIGAHGGVWECPDLFKLKIDETGEEKWVLLISINPGAPNGGSGTQYFVGEFDGKNFVTKQAGTKWLDYGMDNYAGVTYNNVPSGERIFIGWMSNWNYARNTPTEVWRSSMTLPRNISLHKNKEGYFIKNYPLKAFGKIGETAFESVESISLEKPFEKELDQYNDTDISFMVDSSKNYAITYSNSIGEQVCLQLLGESKELLFDRTRSGIVDFEESFGKAIQKQKYTTENKKVEVRIIIDASSVEVFIDGGKHVFTNQVFPKHPYTRLEIAGPANGTVDNLRLNKLASIWRP, from the coding sequence ATGTTTCTATCCAGGATATCCCTTTTACTTTTATTATTAGTTCTATTTACCCAATGTAAGGAAAATAACCAAGCTGTAGATGAAGAGAAAATATCTACAAATGAGTTGGCTTATAGCGAACCTTTTCGGCCACAATTTCATTATTCCCCTCCCGAAAAATGGATGAACGATCCCAATGGCCTGGTATATCATGATGGTACCTATCATCTATTTTACCAGTATTATCCAGAGGACATAGTTTGGGGCCCCATGCACTGGGGACATGCCACAAGTAGTGATATGATCCATTGGGAAAATAAACCCATAGCCCTTTATCCGGATGAGCTCGGACTCATATTTTCGGGGAGTGCTGTAATAGATACTAAAAATACCTCGGGCTTTGGAACCGAAGACAATCCTCCCATGGTGGCTATCTATACCTATCATTTAATGGAAGGTGAAAAAGCAGGACGTAAAGATTTTCAAACCCAGGGAATAGCATATAGTCTTGATAATGGTAACACCTGGTCTAAATATGAAGGTAACCCTGTAATAGGGAATGAGGGTATAAAAGATTTTAGAGACCCCAAGGTTTTCTGGCATGAGGAGTCTTCAAAATGGATACTTGTGCTTGTAGCCGGTGATCATGCGAAATTTTACAATTCAGACGACCTTAAAGAATGGACATTACTAAGCGAGTTTGGTAAGGATATAGGAGCTCACGGAGGTGTGTGGGAATGTCCGGATCTGTTCAAATTAAAAATTGATGAAACCGGGGAAGAAAAATGGGTTCTACTTATAAGTATCAATCCGGGAGCTCCTAATGGAGGCTCGGGCACACAGTATTTTGTGGGTGAATTCGACGGAAAGAATTTTGTTACAAAGCAGGCCGGCACGAAATGGCTCGATTACGGAATGGATAATTACGCAGGAGTTACCTATAATAATGTACCGTCGGGAGAAAGGATATTCATTGGTTGGATGAGCAATTGGAATTATGCACGCAACACCCCAACAGAAGTTTGGCGAAGCTCCATGACCCTACCCAGAAATATAAGCTTGCATAAAAATAAGGAAGGTTATTTCATTAAGAATTATCCTTTGAAAGCGTTCGGTAAAATAGGAGAAACTGCCTTTGAGAGCGTGGAAAGTATTTCTCTAGAAAAACCTTTTGAAAAAGAATTGGATCAATACAATGATACTGATATTAGTTTCATGGTGGATAGTTCGAAGAACTACGCTATTACCTATTCAAACAGTATCGGAGAACAGGTTTGCCTTCAGTTATTAGGAGAAAGCAAGGAATTATTGTTCGACCGAACCCGATCCGGTATAGTAGATTTCGAAGAGAGCTTTGGAAAGGCAATTCAGAAACAAAAATATACTACCGAAAATAAAAAGGTAGAAGTGCGTATCATAATAGACGCCTCCTCTGTGGAAGTATTTATCGACGGCGGAAAACACGTATTTACCAACCAGGTTTTTCCGAAGCACCCTTATACTAGATTAGAGATTGCCGGCCCGGCCAACGGGACTGTGGATAACCTGAGGCTTAACAAACTGGCGTCTATATGGCGGCCATAA